CCGCTCGAGGAAGGGACTCGCCTCGGCGGCGAGCCGCTCGACGGCTCTTCCTTCGGAATCCTTGCATGCGGGCAGGATGGCGAGCGGGGCGAGGAGGAGAGCAAGGAATCGCATGGTCCAACTCCGTCTGTCGAAAGAACTCGGAAGAGCTACGAGATCGCCCGCCTGCCCGATCGACGCGTAGTGGCGCCATCCGTAGTCCGGTGTCTCGCCTCGATGTCAGCGAGGATCGGGCAATCGGGCCGGTCGTCGCCCGAGCAACATGCAGCGAGGGTTCGGAGCGTGCTGGCCATCCCCTCGAGCTCCAGGATCTTGCGCTCGAGGGCCTCGACGTGGCCGATGGCGAGCCGCTTTACGTCAGCGCTGCGCCGCGAGCGGTCCTGCCAGAGCGCGAGCAGCTCGGCGATGCCCTCGACCAGGAAGCCGAGGTCGCGG
The Vulgatibacter incomptus DNA segment above includes these coding regions:
- the cueR gene encoding Cu(I)-responsive transcriptional regulator, with amino-acid sequence MTIGEAAKASGVSAKMIRYYEKTGLIQPADRTESGYRIYSAEDVHTLRFIRRARDLGFLVEGIAELLALWQDRSRRSADVKRLAIGHVEALERKILELEGMASTLRTLAACCSGDDRPDCPILADIEARHRTTDGATTRRSGRRAIS